AAGGAATCTTGGCATTGCGAATAATTATTTTTTTCTTTAATCTAAGCCTTTCTAAATATAAGGAAACAGAGATTTTAGACAATAAAGAAGTAGTCATTTTACCTTCTCAGTATCATTGGGAAGGCAGAATGTCAAAAAACAAGAGGAGGTGAAAAAAAGGGTAAAAAGTTGGGGAAGATGAGAAATAAAAACATCTTCCCCAATAAAATTTTTATAATATTATTAGCATTTTTTTCACTGTGTTAACACAGTGTGGTTATGAAAATTTAAATTAAATGTTTGGATTTTGTTAATGTTTGGTTTTTAGACACCTAAATATTAAATACCCAAACAAAAGATCTAAATATATTTTAATTTTACATTCTGTAGGGGCGAAACTGTATTTTCGCTCTGTGGGCGATTACATGGAATCGGCTTACAAAATTCTCCATTGAATTTTTTTTACCATTTTGTAGGGGCGGGTTTTATGCCCGGTTGGGATGTTCTAAAAAAAAGAAAAATAATTTTGAAAATCCTTTTTTCATAAAGTCTCCCTGATAAGGGAGATTTAGAGGGTTTCTTAATTTCTGAAATCCCCCAACCCCCTTTATCAAGGGGGCTTAAAACAGAAAGGTTTTTTAGTTTCTGAAAAATCTCCCAACCTCTCTGATGGACATTGGAGGGGTTTAAAACGGAAAGGTTTTTTAATTTCTGAAATCCTTCAAAAAAAATTTACAAAAAACAAGAGATTGAGTTTTGTAAACATTGTTTTAATTATTTTTAACCACAAAAACAAGATTGTATCCGTTCCACCAATTTGTTTTTTCTCCTTTTTTGGTGTAATATTTTTCTATTATCTCAAACCCTGTTTGTTTAAATAATTGTGATAATTCCTGTATTAAAAAAGCGTGATAATATCGATGAACTATTTTATTCATGCCACAGCAGGACGAATCTTTTAATTTCCAAGGGATTAAAAGATCGCCAAAATCTAAATTTTCCTTTAAGTCTTTCTGATGGATATCGGGGAGACTTAGAGGGTTTAATTTGTTTAAAAATCCCCTAATCCTCCCGTGACAAGCTTGGGACAGGCTCTTTATCAAGGGGGCTTTAGAAAAAAGGCTGAAAAAAAAACTTTTAATAATTAATGAAAAATATTTTTTTTGATAAAAATTCCAATTGGTCATAATCAAAACGCCATCTTTTTTTAAAATTTTTTTTATATTTTTTAAAACTTTTATTTGTAGCTTTTTTGAAGGAATATGATTTAAAACGGCAATGCAAAAAATTGCGTTAAATTTTTCATTTTTAAATGGTAAGTTTATCGCGTCGCCAACAAGAAAAGTGGCATTTGTTGATTGATATTTTTCTTTTGCTATTTTAATTAATTCTTCACAATTATCAATGCCAATATAATCTATTTTTTTATTATTAAATAATTCAAACAACCGGCCATTGCCACAGCCCAAATCTAAAATAGTATCGTCATCTTTTATATATTGATCAAATTCTTTTAAATCTTTCCAAAGATATTTTCGCGTATGACTAAAAATTTCTGCCAGTTCAGCATAATCTTTTTTAGTTTTTTTAAGTAAAAAATTTATTGTTTGTAAATTCATAAAATATTTATGCTTCAAAAAATAATCAAAAATTTAATAAAATTAAAACCAAAAAATGATCAAGAGCTTTCTAAAATAAAAAGGAAAATTTGTAAAGAATTTAAAATGGTTCCTTTTTCTAATTCTGATCTTTTTGAAATTTATCAAAAATTTTTAAAAGAAAAAAAAATTTCTAAACAAAGTTGGTTGGAAAATCTTTTAAAAAAACATCCGATTAGAACGCTTTCTGGAGTGGCTGTGGTTGCTATTTTGACCAAACCATATCCTTGTCCGGGAAAATGTTTTTATTGTCCAACTGAAAAAGAAATTCCCAAAAGTTATTTATCTAATGAACCAGCGGTAATGAGGGCTGTTCTTTGTAAATTTGATCCATATAAACAAATTCAAGTTCGGCTTAAATCATTAGAAGCAACAGGTCATCCTACTGATAAAGTGGAATTAATTATTATGGGAGGGACATGGACTTATTTTCCAGAACGATATCAAAATTGGTTTATTAAAAGATGCTTTGATGCGTTAAATAATCAAAATAAAAAAAAATTAACTTTAAAGAAATTGCAAAAAATTAATGAAAAAGCTAAACATCGATGCGTTGCTTTGACATTGGAAACGCGACCGGATTTTATAAATTTAAAAGAAATAAAAAGGATGCGTGAGTTGGGTTGCACAAAAGTGGAATTGGGTGTTCAGGCTTTAGATGATTCTATTTTACAATTTAATATCAGAGGACACAAGGTGGAACAAATAATTCAAGCGACAAAATTATTAAAAGACGCGGGCTTTAAGGTTTGTTATCATATGATGCCGAATTTACCTGGCTCAACATTAAATAAAGATTTTAAAATGTTTGAGAAATTATTTAATGATTTTAATTTTAAACCGGATCTATTAAAAATTTATCCTTGTGTGGTAACAAAAAATTCAGAGTTGTATTATTTTTGGAAACAAGGAAAATATCAGCCATATTCTAC
The genomic region above belongs to Candidatus Kuenenbacteria bacterium HGW-Kuenenbacteria-1 and contains:
- a CDS encoding tRNA uridine(34) 5-carboxymethylaminomethyl modification radical SAM/GNAT enzyme Elp3; this translates as MLQKIIKNLIKLKPKNDQELSKIKRKICKEFKMVPFSNSDLFEIYQKFLKEKKISKQSWLENLLKKHPIRTLSGVAVVAILTKPYPCPGKCFYCPTEKEIPKSYLSNEPAVMRAVLCKFDPYKQIQVRLKSLEATGHPTDKVELIIMGGTWTYFPERYQNWFIKRCFDALNNQNKKKLTLKKLQKINEKAKHRCVALTLETRPDFINLKEIKRMRELGCTKVELGVQALDDSILQFNIRGHKVEQIIQATKLLKDAGFKVCYHMMPNLPGSTLNKDFKMFEKLFNDFNFKPDLLKIYPCVVTKNSELYYFWKQGKYQPYSTQQLINLLIKIKTIVPRYVRIIRVIRDIPSTSVEAGNKISNLREIVQQEMEKQNLKCQCIRCRQVKTLEQKIYPDVHHGKQKTKKQNLKLFSEKYEASNGIEYFLSFEDAQQKNLYAFLRLRILHKPNEQLLILKNAAIIREVHTYGQAVMIGEKDKKAIQHFGLGKKLIFEAEKIVQNLGIKKICVISGIGVREYYRKLGYRLKDEYMVKFL